The Tripterygium wilfordii isolate XIE 37 chromosome 21, ASM1340144v1, whole genome shotgun sequence genome segment TCTCACAGCAGGTCACTCGGTCACCAGAATATGCCACATGTCTACAGGAGTGCCACGTGTAATTTTTTTGCTGAGTCAACAATTACTTGACAaagattaatttttatttttaaaaagcaAAACGCatcgttttatttattttctatatgAAGATAAAGTAATCAATTCTTCTAACTGTACAGAGGGGAAAAATCGCaatttcaattatttctttttctagGTCTTGTGCATTCAAAGCGGGATCTCTGTGTTTGGGTTTGGCGGGATCATGGCAACAAAGATTGAAGGAGTTGAAGGCTGTGATGTCGACAAACAAGAAAGGATGAACAATCTATTTGATCTCATGATTCGTCATGGTGAAACCCTTCAATTTTTCCCTTTTGAGACAACCAGGGTCAGGTATGTTGGAGGTTGTGTTGATGAGTGGAAGGATTGCAATCCAGATGTGATGTCCGTGTATGTGATTGCTAAATTTGTCAAGCAAATGGGGTATGAAGGCTACAACAAATCATATTTCGTGTTTCTTGATTCTGAGTTAGAGAATGGATTGAAGAATCTTACCACAGATGGTGATGATGTTCGTGAGATGATCTTAGCAGTGACCGGGCACAAAAAGCTTCACATATACATCGGGCACCACGATTCTGAAAATGTTCTAGCCAATGACAAATGCGACAAATGTGTTGAGCTGATTGACGTTGAGTCGGGTGATGTAGGCAACAATTAAGGGTGGTTTAATATGTAATTAGGGTATATTTTATGGATGTAATTACCCAGTTGTTGGTCATGCTGTTGAATTCAGGTTAGAACAATTGCAGATATAAACTGCCACTTTGTAACATTGCATATGTGAAAGCTTAATGAACTGGAAAAGCAAGCACGTTAGCATTCAACATAAACAAAATGTTTAGAACATTAACACTTTCCACAATGGGTTCccaaaatacatacatattcAACATTAGCATTCAGAATCATAACATCCACAAAATACCCTTTCAACAATGGGTTTCCCCAATTGCATCCAAAACACCAATTAACATATTAACAAACAAACCTACGACATAAAACTTAACCAAAATAAGACATCTCTAAATTTGCCCTAACATATAATGATGCCAAATATCTCCAGTCATAACATAAACAACAGTAATTCAAGCCCCATTGCTTCCACCCTTCTTAATGTTAATGGATTCTTGAGTCTGCATAAGCATTGTTctatatctttttcttttttcaatccCACCAACTGATAGAGTCTCACTTGGCACCCTATTACCTCGATTGGAACTCCTGGTAGTTGGCCTCTTACCTGCAGAGCTCATCCCACCAACAGATGGTCCAATTGTGAGATTGTCAATGCATATTTCATTTGGCATCACCatattagcctctttagctaTTATTTCGTCAGCAAGATCTTCATCATCATATATGCCTTCTACATTAACATCAGTAGCATTAACCTCATCATAATTCTCCTCATCAACATTCACCTCCTCATCAATCACCTCCTCAGCCATAACATCCTCAGCATTCACCCTTGCAACATTATTGCTTAAACTGTGTTGTTGTCTCAGTGTTTGACTATCCACATATATGTGCAACTCGCAATAAATTCTTTCATATTACGTACATGCCTCTCTTCTCTCAATCTCATTATTCCATTTTCCATATCCATCCCAAGCTGCTGATAGAAGACATCATAGCCTGAACATACCAGTTGTCAATGAATACTATAGAAGTCGTGAAAGATATTGATGTCGATGATGATGAACGACGCGAACAATGGTTGCCTGTAAAGCTTGAAAGGTAGCCCTCGACGAACGACAGTATGAAAATTGAGGGATTCGAAGCTTCAAAAGGGAAGGAAACACTTCAAAACCTAATTTTTTAACTATAGGGTTTGGTTTGAGCACGAAGTTGAATCGAAATGGGTTTCTTTTccccaaaaatcaaaatgatgcattttttattttttaaaataaaaaaatattttctacgTAATTGCTGACTCGGCAAAAAATTACACGTGGCACTCCGGTAGagatttggcacattttggtgATCGAGTGACTTGTTGTGAGAAAAATTTCACCTGTCAATGACCgagttgagaaatttgaaaACGTGATGACCGAGTTGAAATGAGGCATATCTTTCGGTGACCAAAATGGGTATTTACTCAGAATTTTGTGATCAATCTACAAAATGACACTTGTTTTGTTAATGGTTAGTTGCTGATACATGATTGGATACATGAACACTTTGGGGGCATCATCATAAATGTAAATTAGGCAATCCATTAAATAATTATCCAAGTTGGGGGGACATTTATTAGTTTGCGAGAGGATTAATGGGTACACATTACTTTGATGATGTATGAATGTTTTGTGAGAAAAGATGACATGTTAGACTAATGCAATTGGAATCCTCGTCATATATGTTGATATATAGTTTAATAGAGCATTCTTGTCTCTTATGTTAAAACATAATAGACAAGAGAGTTGATGATGTTAAACCCTCTTAACTTCTTATCTTACTTTTTTGGTTGGAATTTGGGATAAGATTTCGTAATGATTTAATTATACTGCATTAATTTTTTATAGGGATAATCATTGACATAGCCCATGAACTTTCGTAAATGGATCAATTTAGCCCCTGAACTTCATGTAGGATCAATTTAGCCattgaactttcaaaattgtattTCGTTACAATTTTCATCTATTTAGTTGATGTGACAACAAATCTAAAACCCACTTGTCATATAAGTAACGGAAAATACCTGCCATATCAGCAAAAATGGAAGGAAAATGGGCTCAGGGGCTAACGGACTACATTATTGAAAGTTGAGGGGCTAAATTGATCCTAAATGAAGTTCAGAGGCCAAAATGATCCTTTCATTAAAGTATAGGGGTCATTTGAAaacttcttccttttttataATATGCAATAACCCGTAAACTACTCTATTACATGAAAATTCTATACATGAGCTTCGTAAGAATCGAATCTACGATctcaaaaaagggaaaaactcaCTTCTAACTAGAAATAGTATTGGGGTAGGTTGCTATCGTAGAAAAATAGGGGTAGGAAATAACCAAAAAATACACTACAAGCAGAGTATCTGATTTGTTTAAAACCTAAAAATCGAGTCTATAGAATTTGGAAAtggttttagtttttattttcaaatccgTCATGGATTCAagtcaattttcatttttgaagCCAAGTTACGGGTACCCGGACTGTTTAATAAATGAAtagaataataatagtaataataacacaataaattatattaatttgaattatattaataatataacaTTGTAAGATAAATCTTGCTTATTATGATTAGAATCATACTGATAACATTATAAATTATACTCTTTTGAATTGCAGTAATGACATAACAATGCAAGATAAATCATATTTAATAGTGTTGACTAGTTGTAGGCTTTTTTGATGTTGTTGGTTTGTTGtagactttttttcttttattattgattATGTTGTTTTACTATATTTTTAATGCATGATTCAGGTTTGGGACGGCTAGAGTTCGGATTTGTGGGTTTGTAAACAGTCATCCGaccatttataaaaaaataaaaatattaaagttAAATGGTATAGGCACACGGAGGTAAACAGTTATGGAACGATTacagttttgaaaatttaaatggttttggtatATGGTACCTTTAAAGGAAACAATTTAGTATTCTCTAATTGGAAGGATACCCGATCCATTATcatcgttaaaaaaaaaatagtagcccctatcatttttcatttttgagatataaaatatttttaaaaactctcaaaaataataaatagaaattaTGTAAGTTTTGACCGTTGGATCATATATTAaactattgaatttttttaagaatataTTATGTTATAAACTTTGCGTCCAACTCGTTGGATCATATATTAAACTATGGGATATTTTTTaagaatataatatatacactttGAACGACTTACAATCACTCAGTTTTTTTcacatattttttaattaatttatttttatataaaatcattgatatttgttatttatcattctctaaaaattgtaaaattatttatttcaaaaaataaggaAGAGGAGTTTGTCTGTccaaaaaaatatgttaaattaaACTGATCGATTAGTCGAttattgtcaaatatatataGGATCGAtcgaaaaaattcaaaaaattgactAAACCAACAATAACTGACCAGTCAATTAAATTGATAAGAACCTCAATAAGTGTAGTTACTTAGTACTATAATTAGTAATTACACATGTTTCTCTGATATTAACCAATTAGACTTAAATCGGTTAGTTAGGTGGTTAAATAGGACTTGAGCAATCATTTTGTACTCAGCTTGATATTggataagaaaatgaagaagtatTATTCTCTTTGCCTTCTTTGTTGTTCTCTGTAATTTTTCTTCGTTTGTTCCACACCTCCATTGTTAGGTTAAGATTTGAAGGGGATTCATAtcataaatttatgtcaaaaattggggaaaaaaacgATGGAAAGCGATGGTGGAATCCCTAGAGGATGGATTGTTATTTTTTCAAAGAATGACAGTCTATCTCAAGCCTAACTAGTAGGTTTGATACTTATTCTAAAGAAATCCAATCCACTTCATATCATTGTCCCCTCCATTAATGAGTTGGCGATGGACTTTTGGGTGAAATCATTGTGGCGGCTAATACAAGACTTGCCAACTTATTAGCTTGAGGACAAAAGGTGAATGAATTATTGATTCTAGACTAATCTTACCAAGTGCTTATCTCCTGCTGTGAGTTTCAGTTGGCTAAGGATGAACGCTTGTGGTGGGAATCCAGATTGGATTTACCACCTtaaaaatttatcaatttatttatttatttttatttctgtaTGGTAAacattaataaagaaaaaaagaagaaaagaagaaaaggatttaCGAAAGGCCCAAACAAGAAAGAAGTAATGGACTGGCTGTGACATGGCCCCTTAACAAATATTGTGTGACccctaaatttattaaaaacatCCCAACTTAAGTTGATCATTcttataaaaatcaattgacggggtgtctttagtaaatgtAGGAGTATGATTAAAGTTTACCTATTGTGGGTGACACGGTCCTCAAGTTAATGGGCTCAAGGAGTGGTGGTGAACTGGCCTGGCGAGATAAGATTGAGGCCCGTGACAGTTAATATTCTTGTTACAATCCGGGCCTTAATTTGTTCAGTGTTAACATTAAAGCCCACACTGGTTATAGACCATGGGCCTGGACTGTAGCAAGTAGTATGCTTATCTGGTGTAGGCTTGCTCCTTTTGAAATAACAGTAGAAGTTGAAGCTTTTTTGTATTGGGTTGAAAACAAATCTGGTCAAATTACTAACATCAAATTTCCTGCCTTTTCTTGCAAAATTAGTTAATATTtatgtaaattcttttgatggtGATACAGCAAAAAGAATGATTATCGTCAGTTGACATATTTGCTTTTGTACACAGTACAAGACTACAGGTTGCTGTTTGACTTGATGCAATAATCTCACTTAAAATCTCAATCTAATCACATTTTAGGCAGAGATTGAAGGTTATTAACAGATACATTAACTTAAAAAGCAACTTGTTTTAGTTGATTTCAGTGCCTTCCCATCATTAATCTGAAGAATTAGTTGACTTTTTGAAGCAATAAAAAAACTTCAGCAATGATATTTTGATGAATTTTACTTAGTAAAAGCAAAAGCATATGcatgatctctctctctctctctctccttcaccATCCCCATCTCCATAGATTCTCTAAAAATGGAACTATTAGTGATAAGGTTCATCATGTTGTCAATTCTAATGTTGTCATACACTACCATTCTTTGGCTTGTAGTTGCAGACACTAATGTGCTATCTGGGTCAGAATGTTCAGAGGCTGAGAGTGCTGCAACTCAGAATTCATTCCAAACCAATCTCAATAGTCTTCTGAATTCTCTTCCTACAAGTGTGTCTCCTCATGGTGGTTTTTACAAAACCTCAGCAGGGAAAGACTCAGACAAGATATATGGCCTAGTACAATGTAGAGGTGATGTTTCTGCCGCAGATTGTGCCAACTGCACTAAAGAATCTACCAAAGCGGCTTTGCAAGACTGTCCGCGAAGCAAGAAGGTTAAGGTCTGGTTCAAATGGTGCTTCCTACGCTATTCGGATGAGAACTTTTTTGGTATTTGGGATCAATCTTCAGTGGCCTTGACTAATGATACCAATTTCGAAGATTCGTCCATGGTATCAAAAGGACTTAATTTTATGGATGAACTTGCATCTACAGCACCGGAACAGCCTCTGATGTTCCAGACAGCAGTATTGGATGGTGGAGAAAGTGGTAAGAGGTATGGCATGGGTCAGTGCATAAGGGATATCAGTAGGTCTGACTGCAGCAGGTgcttggatgcacagttggtgACTTTTAGAACCACAATTGGGAATAAAAGAGGTTGGGAGATTTATGGATCCAGTTGTAGCATGTGGTATCATGACTTCCAGTTCTATTTCAACATTTCAACTCCTGTAAATGATGGTGAGTGTTTTCTTatgtatttttgttcttttcttcttcttcttcatgaatTTTCACACAATCTTCATTATGACTTGAATGTTGCTA includes the following:
- the LOC119988825 gene encoding cysteine-rich repeat secretory protein 38-like isoform X2; translation: MELLVIRFIMLSILMLSYTTILWLVVADTNVLSGSECSEAESAATQNSFQTNLNSLLNSLPTSVSPHGGFYKTSAGKDSDKIYGLVQCRGDVSAADCANCTKESTKAALQDCPRSKKVKVWFKWCFLRYSDENFFGIWDQSSVALTNDTNFEDSSMVSKGLNFMDELASTAPEQPLMFQTAVLDGGESGKRYGMGQCIRDISRSDCSRCLDAQLVTFRTTIGNKRGWEIYGSSCSMWYHDFQFYFNISTPVNDV
- the LOC119988825 gene encoding cysteine-rich repeat secretory protein 38-like isoform X1; this translates as MELLVIRFIMLSILMLSYTTILWLVVADTNVLSGSECSEAESAATQNSFQTNLNSLLNSLPTSVSPHGGFYKTSAGKDSDKIYGLVQCRGDVSAADCANCTKESTKAALQDCPRSKKVKVWFKWCFLRYSDENFFGIWDQSSVALTNDTNFEDSSMVSKGLNFMDELASTAPEQPLMFQTAVLDGGESGKRYGMGQCIRDISRSDCSRCLDAQLVTFRTTIGNKRGWEIYGSSCSMWYHDFQFYFNISTPVNDGDRSLSLPGVPIGVALAELVLLWWLL